A segment of the Dongia rigui genome:
TGCGCTTTTCGATCGAGGTCAGATTCAGCATATGCTCGGTACCGGCGGAAAGCGCATAGGCGAGCCGCAGCGCATTGCCGACCCGCCCGGCAAATGCCTTGTCGCCCTCTTCCAATAAGCCCGTATAGGGCTGCGTATAAGACGCATCCTGGCTGCCGCCATAGCGCGCGGCGATAATCAGCGCCAGGACGATGCGCTCGGGATGTGTGATACCCGCAACTGGCAGACGCAAGACACGCAAGAAGGCATGTTCGGCGCGGTAGTCCGGATGCTCGCGCCAGGCGATGTCCGACAGCAGGCACGCCGCCTCCCGCAACCGGGCGCGTGCCTTGCCTTCCGAGCGGAACAAGGGCGCCAGCCAATCATCAAGGAGATCACTGACCGATCCGAACCGGCCATCAGAACCGCCCATCTCGGCACAACCGACGAGCAGCGGATCACCCTGCTGGGCGCCGGCGTCCAGCGTGCTGAACAGATAACCCTCGCGCAATCCATAGGCCGAATAGAGCACGCATTCGGGCTTCACGGCCTTGATCAGGCGTTCCAGCACAAGCGCACCATAGGGCAGCGTTTCGAGCCGCCGCCGCGACATGCCGACGATGTTGGCAAGCGACTTCTTGCCGAGATGCGCCAGCACATTGGCCAGTTCTTCGCTTTGGCGCCGCGTCATCCGGTACTCGTGAATGACATGCAGCGGATAATCGATCTGCTCCATGTGGATGCGGGCCAACGAGCGCCAAGCGCCACCGACTGGATAAAGCGTCTTGCCTTTGACTTCGGACAACCAGCCGAGCTTTTCCAATTGCCGGTCGATCAGGCGCTGTGCTTCATCGATATTGCCGTTGGTTGCCTCGACCAGGCGCAGTGGCCCCAAGGGCAACGTCACCTGCTCGCGAATCTTGCCTTGCTCCAGGCGCACCAATTCCAGGCTGCCGCCACCAAGGTCGCCCATCAGGCCATCGGCGTCAGGAATGCCTGCCAGCACGCCCATGGCCGACAGCTTGGCTTCATCCTCGCCACTGACGATCTGGACTTTCCGGCCCGTCTCCTTCTCGATCTGCTGTGCAAATGACTTCCCGTCCTTCGCATCCCGCACCGCGGCCGTCGCCAGCAACACGACCGAATCGACGCCCATGGCTTCGGCCATGTTGACGAAGCGGCGGATGTTGACGATCGCTGCCTGCGTGCCATCGGGATTGAGCAACCCGTGGCGCTCAAGGCCCTTGCCCAATCCCGGCTGCGCCTTCTCATTGAAGACGGGCACCGGGCAACGCGAACGCTTATCAAAAACAACCAGACGCAGCGAGTTGGAGCCGATATCGATAACAGCAACACGCCCGGACTTGGTCGCCCGGGCGGTTGCGGTTGCCTTACGGAGAGATGCTGTCACTTATCGGCCTTCGGCAAATCCAGTTTCGAAATTTTCTTCTGCTTCTTCAGCGCCGACCCCCGGCCAGAGAGGCTTGGGTTGGTCATGAAATAGGTATGCGCGCTGAACCCGACAACGCCATCGGCCGGCGCAAGCCGATGATAGACGCCCTCGGAATCGAGCTCCCAGCTTTGCAGATTGTCCTTCAGATTCGCCATCATGATCTGATCGAGGATCTGTTGGTGCACCGTCGGGTTCTCGATCGGCACCATGATTTCCAATCGTCGATCCATGTTGCGCGGCATCCAGTCTGCTGACGAGATGAAGAGCTTGGCGTGGCGCGACGGCAGGGCATGCCCATTACCAAAACACATGATGCGCGAATGTTCCAGGAACCGCCCGATGATGCTCTTGACCCGGATATTCTCGGATAGACCTTTGACGCCGGGCCGCAGGCAGCAGATGCCGCGGATGATGAGCATCACCTTGACGCCCGCCTGGCTTGCCCGATAGAGGGCGTCGATGAGGCCGCCATCGACGAGCGAATTGAGCTTTACCCAGATGACACCGGTCCGCCCCGCCTTGGCATGTTCGATCTCGTCATCGATCA
Coding sequences within it:
- a CDS encoding Ppx/GppA family phosphatase, giving the protein MTASLRKATATARATKSGRVAVIDIGSNSLRLVVFDKRSRCPVPVFNEKAQPGLGKGLERHGLLNPDGTQAAIVNIRRFVNMAEAMGVDSVVLLATAAVRDAKDGKSFAQQIEKETGRKVQIVSGEDEAKLSAMGVLAGIPDADGLMGDLGGGSLELVRLEQGKIREQVTLPLGPLRLVEATNGNIDEAQRLIDRQLEKLGWLSEVKGKTLYPVGGAWRSLARIHMEQIDYPLHVIHEYRMTRRQSEELANVLAHLGKKSLANIVGMSRRRLETLPYGALVLERLIKAVKPECVLYSAYGLREGYLFSTLDAGAQQGDPLLVGCAEMGGSDGRFGSVSDLLDDWLAPLFRSEGKARARLREAACLLSDIAWREHPDYRAEHAFLRVLRLPVAGITHPERIVLALIIAARYGGSQDASYTQPYTGLLEEGDKAFAGRVGNALRLAYALSAGTEHMLNLTSIEKRNDRLELHLPEDGGALFGEAIQRRLDAVGRAFGLAVAIV